A window of Fundulus heteroclitus isolate FHET01 chromosome 15, MU-UCD_Fhet_4.1, whole genome shotgun sequence contains these coding sequences:
- the LOC118566050 gene encoding uncharacterized protein LOC118566050 — protein MEQTLSWVDMVDLDIQVDYDAIIFPMEDGSDGTSELHPTQPEDGTEIQGESGPSAESETPPSVEVQQDSSFSADSGSLNSEDIQPSPRSEEPRKDLSAFTSSQAPHSYHQSKHFQGRCQQAERPHIQAPVYYVASNSQAHKRKPRHSQATGSSEARHPQYFKSDKMPEHASAVTVIPPSLDIEQAIKRTSDLTQQVDDLKQELQGKVFDLHEERERRIKFQVDCKAQLEQIQELEKSLEHERYMRLKCEEKVEKQETLAAPQTAGASRFPRIPKVTVHESVLNELQFFRRQAEKNALNSERLAEALVAEQQLRAKYEDQLRSNYQEASRFKEQQETITSLKSQVGELTVELNLALKNQHPKVSSQTEAATQTKASMKTEVSKQTEAPRQTGPQRNRTVHEVRDPQHEYRRQNTNRGFSANPGLYPHAGHHKNGGSHENRRRPPYRGQ, from the coding sequence ATGGAGCAAACGCTTTCATGGGTAGACATGGTCGACCTCGACATCCAAGTCGACTACGATGCAATCATCTTCCCTATGGAAGATGGCAGTGACGgtaccagtgagctgcatcccACCCAGCCAGAAGATGGTACAGAGATCCAAGGGGAATCTGGTCCCTCTGCTGAATCTGAGACTCCTCCTTCAGTGGAGGTTCAGCAGGATTCATCTTTCTCTGCTGACTCTGGGTCTCTCAACTCAGAAGATATCCAGCCATCTCCAAGGTCAGAAGAACCAAGGAAAGACCTCAGTGCCTTTACTTCCTCTCAGGCACCTCACTCATACCACCAATCTAAGCATTTCCAGGGCCGATGCCAACAAGCAGAGCGGCCACACATCCAGGCCCCAGTTTACTACGTGGCTTCCAACTCACAAGCCCACAAGAGAAAACCAAGACATTCCCAGGCCACTGGAAGCTCTGAGGCTCGTCACCCCCAGTACTTTAAGAGTGACAAGATGCCTGAACACGCCTCAGCTGTTACGGTGATCCCTCCCTCGTTGGACATTGAACAGGCAATCAAACGTACCAGTGATCTCACGCAGCAGGTGGACGATCTTAAACAGGAGCTGCAAGGTAAGGTCTTTGATCTTCACGAGGAGAGAGAACGAAGAATCAAGTTTCAGGTTGATTGCAAAGCGCAGCTGGAGCAGATCCAAGAACTGGAAAAAAGTTTAGAACATGAACGCTACATGAGATTGAAATGTGAAGAGAAAGTGGAGAAGCAGGAAACACTTGCTGCACCGCAGACTGCAGGTGCATCAAGATTTCCACGCATTCCCAAAGTTACGGTCCATGAGAGCGTTCTGAATGAGCTTCAGTTTTTTAGGAGGCAGGCAGAAAAAAATGCCTTGAACAGTGAGAGGCTAGCAGAGGCTTTGGTAGCAGAACAGCAGCTGAGAGCCAAATATGAGGATCAGCTGAGGAGTAACTATCAAGAAGCCTCCAGATTCAAAGAACAGCAGGAAACAATCACATCTCTGAAGAGTCAGGTTGGAGAACTGACCGTAGAGTTGAACCTTGCTTTGAAAAACCAACATCCTAAAGTTTCCTCCCAAACAGAGGCCGCCACACAAACTAAAGCCTCCATGAAAACTGAGGTCTCCAAACAAACAGAGGCACCCAGGCAAACAGGGCCTCAGAGAAACAGGACTGTTCATGAGGTTAGAGACCCCCAGCATGAATACAGGAGACAGAATACCAACAGAGGCTTCAGTGCAAACCCAGGCCTGTACCCACATGCAGGCCACCATAAAAACGGAGGCTCCCATGAAAATAGGAGACGTCCTCCTTATAGAGGCCAGTAG